The sequence below is a genomic window from Thermoflavifilum sp..
GAGCAAATTTGAATATGACTATGTTGGGTATAACTGGGGAGACACCAGAGACCCGAATCTGCAGGATGTGTTTAATTTTCTGACTACGGGTAATTATCGTATCAGCGCCGGTGCGCGGTTGGCTACGGGAGCAGCATCCCTTCGCATGATCCCGGGCAGCTTGCCTTTGAAAGGTTTCCAGGGCATGGTAGATTTTAAACAAGCCCAGCAACTGCGTCCTATCTTGATGAGATAATGGGTTTAAATCCTTGTGTCATGTCCATCCACAAGCATGCCCTGCATATTCAGTCAATTCCTGCATTGAGCTTCATTTTACTGCTTGGCCTTTCATTTTTTACAGGAGCATGCAGAAAACATCAAGACGCAAAGCCAGCTTCCGATAGCACCCAGCAAAATACCGGTGGAACAGCAACACAATCCTTAAGTGACGAGGATTCGTTGAAATACTATATCCATCGCCTGATGCTGGTTACCATTACCGAAGGAGCAGATACTGTTGTGAAGATTCCGCAATATTTATGGTATAAACAGGTTACGGCCAGTATCAATCCCTTCAGTCCCGCTTTTCCAAAAGCAGAGGACCTATTGAATTATATAATCAGTTTTCCACAGAATCCTTCAGATCGGTATAGTTTCCTGGATCGTACCGGGCAGATTGCCAGCCAGATTCAAAATGGGCAGAGTGGACTGGGTTTTGTACCCGGTCAAGCTTTTTCATCGGGCACTATAAATGGAGATATGGGTTTCGAGTTGGCAGGAGCGCAGGCCAATAATCAGGTTTACTGGTTTGTGATTTATGTGTATAAAAATTCATCGGCCGGCCAACAGGGCGTCCAACGGGGATGGCAGGTTACGGCCATTAACGGAAATACCAATATCACCGCTAATCTGGTTTACAACGCCCTGAGCAGCAATTCCGCTCAGTTTACCTTCAAAAAGCCTGACGGCAGCAGTGTTACTCTCACCATTTCGGCAACAAATTATACCCTTACACCCGTTTTGTTTGATACGGTATTTAATTTCGGGGGAACGCCTGTGGGATATTTTGTATTCAACCAGTTTGTAAACGTATTTGATGCCAATGGAAATCCTACAGAAACCAAAAACGAACTGGATCAGGTTTTCACAAAATTCAAAGCAGCCGGTGTAAAAGATGTGATAGTGGATGAACGCTATAATACAGGTGGATCGGTGACCACTGTGGCTTATCTGGATAGCCTGCTGGCTCCGGCTGCTGCTGCGGGCAAGTTGATGTACAGTTATGTGTATAATGATCGGATTACGACTTACCTGAATCAGCTATCCGGATTTCCCAAACAGGTGAATTTTGGGAACCCGACAGGCGGATTGCAGCTCAACCATGTGTTTTTCATCACCAGTCGGAGTACGGTTTCGGCCAGTGAGCTCACGCTTAACAACCTCAGGCCCTACATGCAAGTGTTTACGGTGGGCGATACCAGTTATGGCAAGCCGGTAGGCTTTTTCCAGTGGTCGATCAGCGACTACGATTCACTGGGGAAGCTGCAACACCTGGCCGATTTGTATGATGTGAATTTTCAAACCGAGAATGCTCAGGGCCAGGGAAATTATTTCCAGGGTATTCCGCCCGATAGTCGCCAGCCCGACTATATTGATCTC
It includes:
- a CDS encoding S41 family peptidase; translated protein: MSIHKHALHIQSIPALSFILLLGLSFFTGACRKHQDAKPASDSTQQNTGGTATQSLSDEDSLKYYIHRLMLVTITEGADTVVKIPQYLWYKQVTASINPFSPAFPKAEDLLNYIISFPQNPSDRYSFLDRTGQIASQIQNGQSGLGFVPGQAFSSGTINGDMGFELAGAQANNQVYWFVIYVYKNSSAGQQGVQRGWQVTAINGNTNITANLVYNALSSNSAQFTFKKPDGSSVTLTISATNYTLTPVLFDTVFNFGGTPVGYFVFNQFVNVFDANGNPTETKNELDQVFTKFKAAGVKDVIVDERYNTGGSVTTVAYLDSLLAPAAAAGKLMYSYVYNDRITTYLNQLSGFPKQVNFGNPTGGLQLNHVFFITSRSTVSASELTLNNLRPYMQVFTVGDTSYGKPVGFFQWSISDYDSLGKLQHLADLYDVNFQTENAQGQGNYFQGIPPDSRQPDYIDLNWGDLRDANLQAIQQYILTGNFRMAPSTFRITPFTGAYSRSTPLPLSARRFSGMVLFGAVKK